The proteins below are encoded in one region of Effusibacillus dendaii:
- a CDS encoding copper amine oxidase N-terminal domain-containing protein: MVEDKPVSPDTQPFILNDRVMVPLRALAESMGANVSYDVVTSTATVYKNNTTLQINFQTGSVTKNDHAMTISPAPQSPTAARWCRFVSLRRDLATNWNRLRKSA; the protein is encoded by the coding sequence ATAGTTGAAGACAAACCGGTCTCACCTGATACACAACCTTTTATCTTAAATGACCGGGTGATGGTCCCACTCCGGGCATTGGCCGAATCAATGGGTGCCAATGTTTCCTATGACGTGGTGACAAGTACCGCAACTGTCTATAAAAACAATACAACCTTACAAATCAACTTTCAAACTGGATCGGTCACAAAAAACGACCATGCAATGACCATCAGCCCCGCCCCGCAATCGCCAACAGCCGCTCGATGGTGCCGCTTCGTTTCATTGCGGAGGGATTTGGCAACAAATTGGAATAGACTTCGTAAATCTGCCTAA
- a CDS encoding DUF2653 family protein, with product MKILFDEQDLIDSVCVLTAMRHNRPVESLQAELFYEEQKGFSALVTAQNGLYRYDLTEQDLIDSVAVYLSEYHQFDPQKLTVELLFEENNGFSAYVNRM from the coding sequence ATGAAGATTTTGTTCGACGAGCAAGACTTGATCGATTCGGTCTGCGTATTGACCGCGATGCGTCATAACCGGCCTGTGGAAAGCCTGCAAGCTGAGCTGTTCTATGAAGAACAAAAGGGCTTCTCGGCTTTGGTGACAGCGCAAAACGGGTTGTACCGATACGATTTGACAGAACAGGATCTGATCGATTCGGTGGCTGTGTATCTGTCCGAATACCACCAGTTCGATCCGCAGAAATTAACGGTGGAATTGCTGTTTGAAGAAAATAATGGATTTTCCGCTTATGTAAATCGGATGTAA